From Clavelina lepadiformis chromosome 9, kaClaLepa1.1, whole genome shotgun sequence, the proteins below share one genomic window:
- the LOC143471256 gene encoding serine/threonine-protein kinase/endoribonuclease IRE1-like isoform X2, whose product MSSQTISRERKYPREAKSPWKHHLFSKIYQCRKNDETLIIEKRVLKDHVKFAESEAQAFKKICNNSFHHPNVVLYLDAIEDEDAISLYMEKCDGDLEEWTKKGELNACNLTASEICLHIIEGISYLHGQNIIHRDVKPSNFLIRLSDKNATIKVTDFGLSKILATDVSSAPTTSTSTEAFMAPEYHRREDGSRETSWRKSADIFSLGITLYYVLTNGRHPFGDKTSHEAPHNIQQKASPDLDLLDSVDDLSQEQKELAKDLIKKMFGYHLEKKEVDFDPKKRPTIQLVKFHPLFWTSKKKIGFYKEANRWFYNQSRKNAEKYQQALKHFENEFDISINNVPSSLRSERKFPIKECGNVHQLLQKVIRNMDEHGDEKLAESMKLLGFLNNGKRDYDKFLLTLTGPYPGLLAYLWWYLRDEEIEGPYYPMKNSPHIGSTKQGSLENKERRKITRKIEKFQHGWNVSRGYGPLDLLRLYEQIFQISDEQLTTNAAELFPEELDLSDIKLTESQIGSFLFILTKVEKRIEGLGLDDCFSKPEDVGRLFEAIQAMPGKIGRLGITGNIIPKIPSKSFFNKIEDWLIMWKCFPDDDAIDGKRDANQSEIDEIQRVLDQLDDSKLEVYLGRCDRKFVELRSRKKSDVSV is encoded by the exons ATGTCCAGCCAGACAATTTCACGTGAAAGGAAATATCCACGAGAAGCAAAATCACCATGGAAACATCACTTGTTTTCAAAGATATATCA ATGCCGGAAAAATGATGAAACGCTGATCATCGAGAAGCGTGTTTTAAAGGACCATGTCAAATTTGCTGAAAGCGAAGCACAAGCTTTCAAGAAAATATGCAACAACAGTTTTCATCATCCAAATGTGGTCCTTTACCTTGATGCCATTGAAGAT GAGGATGCGATTTCACTGTATATGGAAAAGTGTGATGGTGATCTTGAGGAG TGGACAAAGAAGGGTGAACTTAATGCTTGCAATTTAACTGCTTCGGAAATCTGCTTACATATAATTGAGGGAATTTCCTATTTACATGGACAAAATATTA ttCATAGAGACGTGAAGCCAAGCAATTTCTTGATACGTTTGAGtgataaaaatgcaacaataAAAGTGACTGATTTTGGTTTGAGCAAAATATTGGCAACTGATGTATCGAGCGCACCCACCACTTCGACCAGCACTGAGGCATTCATGGCTCCTGAGTATCATCGGAGAGAAGATGGAAGTCGTGAAACATCATGG AGAAAGTCTGCCGATATATTTTCACTTGGCATTACCTTGTATTATGTCCTCACAAATGGGCGTCATCCATTTGGTGACAAAACTTCTCACGAAGCCCCCCACAACATTCAACAAAAAGCTTCTCCTGATTTGGATCTTCTTGACTCAG TGGACGATTTATCCCAAGAGCAAAAGGAACTTGCTAAAGATTTGATAAAGAAGATGTTTGGATATCACCTAGAAAAAAAGGAGGTTGATTTTGACCCAAAAAAGCGACCAACAATACAACTTGTGAAGTTTCATCCACTTTTTTGGACgtcaaagaagaaaattgGCTTTTATAAG GAAGCCAATAGGTGGTTTTACAACCAATCCCgaaaaaatgctgaaaaatatcaacaagctcttaaacactttgaaaatgaattcgACATAAGTATCAACAATGTGCCATCCTCCTTAAGAAGTGAGAGAAAGTTTCCTATTAAGGAATGTGGAAACGTCCATCAACTTCTTCAAAAAGTGATACGAAATATG GATGAACATGGTGATGAGAAATTGGCCGAATCTATGAAGCTGCTGGGATTTTTGAATAACGGAAAGAGAGattatgataaatttttactCACACTTACAGGACCTTACCCTGGTCTACTTGCTTATCTGTGGTGGTATCTACGTGACGAGGAAATTGAGGGACCATACTATCCAATGAA aAATTCACCACATATTGGATCAACAAAACAAGGTTCTTTAG aaaataaagaGCGCAGAAAAATAACtcgaaaaatagaaaagtttcaaCATGGATGGAATGTATCTAGAG gATATGGGCCACTGGATTTGCTGCGTCTTTatgaacaaatttttcaaatcagTGACGAGCAACTCACCACGAATGCAGCGGAACTCTTCCCAGAAGAGCTGGATTTATCCGATATCAAGTTGACAGAATCACAAATTGGCTCGTTCCTGTTTATTCTCACTAAAGTTGAGAAACGCATCGAAGGGCTTGGTCTGGACGATTGCTTTTCTAAACCAGAAGATGTCGGCCGATTATTTGAGGCAATTCAAGCAATGCcaggaaag ATCGGAAGGCTTGGTATCACTGGCAACATAATCCCGAAGATTCCTTCAAAATCCTTCTTCAACAAAATCGAGGATTGGCTGATTATGTGGAAATGCTTCCCTGATGATGACGCAATAGATGGGAAGCGCGATGCGAACCAATCAGAAATCGATGAAATTCAACGAGTCCTTGACCAATTGGATGACTCG aAGTTGGAGGTTTATCTTGGTCGGTGCGATCGTAAATTTGTCGAACTTCGCTCGCGAAAGAAAAGTGACGTCTCCGTGTGA
- the LOC143471256 gene encoding serine/threonine-protein kinase/endoribonuclease IRE1-like isoform X1 produces the protein MSSQTISRERKYPREAKSPWKHHLFSKIYQCRKNDETLIIEKRVLKDHVKFAESEAQAFKKICNNSFHHPNVVLYLDAIEDEDAISLYMEKCDGDLEEWTKKGELNACNLTASEICLHIIEGISYLHGQNIIHRDVKPSNFLIRLSDKNATIKVTDFGLSKILATDVSSAPTTSTSTEAFMAPEYHRREDGSRETSWRKSADIFSLGITLYYVLTNGRHPFGDKTSHEAPHNIQQKASPDLDLLDSVDDLSQEQKELAKDLIKKMFGYHLEKKEVDFDPKKRPTIQLVKFHPLFWTSKKKIGFYKEANRWFYNQSRKNAEKYQQALKHFENEFDISINNVPSSLRSERKFPIKECGNVHQLLQKVIRNMDEHGDEKLAESMKLLGFLNNGKRDYDKFLLTLTGPYPGLLAYLWWYLRDEEIEGPYYPMKNSPHIGSTKQGSLENKERRKITRKIEKFQHGWNVSRGKGYGPLDLLRLYEQIFQISDEQLTTNAAELFPEELDLSDIKLTESQIGSFLFILTKVEKRIEGLGLDDCFSKPEDVGRLFEAIQAMPGKIGRLGITGNIIPKIPSKSFFNKIEDWLIMWKCFPDDDAIDGKRDANQSEIDEIQRVLDQLDDSKLEVYLGRCDRKFVELRSRKKSDVSV, from the exons ATGTCCAGCCAGACAATTTCACGTGAAAGGAAATATCCACGAGAAGCAAAATCACCATGGAAACATCACTTGTTTTCAAAGATATATCA ATGCCGGAAAAATGATGAAACGCTGATCATCGAGAAGCGTGTTTTAAAGGACCATGTCAAATTTGCTGAAAGCGAAGCACAAGCTTTCAAGAAAATATGCAACAACAGTTTTCATCATCCAAATGTGGTCCTTTACCTTGATGCCATTGAAGAT GAGGATGCGATTTCACTGTATATGGAAAAGTGTGATGGTGATCTTGAGGAG TGGACAAAGAAGGGTGAACTTAATGCTTGCAATTTAACTGCTTCGGAAATCTGCTTACATATAATTGAGGGAATTTCCTATTTACATGGACAAAATATTA ttCATAGAGACGTGAAGCCAAGCAATTTCTTGATACGTTTGAGtgataaaaatgcaacaataAAAGTGACTGATTTTGGTTTGAGCAAAATATTGGCAACTGATGTATCGAGCGCACCCACCACTTCGACCAGCACTGAGGCATTCATGGCTCCTGAGTATCATCGGAGAGAAGATGGAAGTCGTGAAACATCATGG AGAAAGTCTGCCGATATATTTTCACTTGGCATTACCTTGTATTATGTCCTCACAAATGGGCGTCATCCATTTGGTGACAAAACTTCTCACGAAGCCCCCCACAACATTCAACAAAAAGCTTCTCCTGATTTGGATCTTCTTGACTCAG TGGACGATTTATCCCAAGAGCAAAAGGAACTTGCTAAAGATTTGATAAAGAAGATGTTTGGATATCACCTAGAAAAAAAGGAGGTTGATTTTGACCCAAAAAAGCGACCAACAATACAACTTGTGAAGTTTCATCCACTTTTTTGGACgtcaaagaagaaaattgGCTTTTATAAG GAAGCCAATAGGTGGTTTTACAACCAATCCCgaaaaaatgctgaaaaatatcaacaagctcttaaacactttgaaaatgaattcgACATAAGTATCAACAATGTGCCATCCTCCTTAAGAAGTGAGAGAAAGTTTCCTATTAAGGAATGTGGAAACGTCCATCAACTTCTTCAAAAAGTGATACGAAATATG GATGAACATGGTGATGAGAAATTGGCCGAATCTATGAAGCTGCTGGGATTTTTGAATAACGGAAAGAGAGattatgataaatttttactCACACTTACAGGACCTTACCCTGGTCTACTTGCTTATCTGTGGTGGTATCTACGTGACGAGGAAATTGAGGGACCATACTATCCAATGAA aAATTCACCACATATTGGATCAACAAAACAAGGTTCTTTAG aaaataaagaGCGCAGAAAAATAACtcgaaaaatagaaaagtttcaaCATGGATGGAATGTATCTAGAGGTAAAG gATATGGGCCACTGGATTTGCTGCGTCTTTatgaacaaatttttcaaatcagTGACGAGCAACTCACCACGAATGCAGCGGAACTCTTCCCAGAAGAGCTGGATTTATCCGATATCAAGTTGACAGAATCACAAATTGGCTCGTTCCTGTTTATTCTCACTAAAGTTGAGAAACGCATCGAAGGGCTTGGTCTGGACGATTGCTTTTCTAAACCAGAAGATGTCGGCCGATTATTTGAGGCAATTCAAGCAATGCcaggaaag ATCGGAAGGCTTGGTATCACTGGCAACATAATCCCGAAGATTCCTTCAAAATCCTTCTTCAACAAAATCGAGGATTGGCTGATTATGTGGAAATGCTTCCCTGATGATGACGCAATAGATGGGAAGCGCGATGCGAACCAATCAGAAATCGATGAAATTCAACGAGTCCTTGACCAATTGGATGACTCG aAGTTGGAGGTTTATCTTGGTCGGTGCGATCGTAAATTTGTCGAACTTCGCTCGCGAAAGAAAAGTGACGTCTCCGTGTGA
- the LOC143471272 gene encoding uncharacterized protein LOC143471272, with protein sequence MSEPPEPISDVQMDSETPDAPVAPWPARSFINLAMPDPPIPDSPDSPDEQQATAPQPSNIRPGEQGSDYPLPGRREMAFLKQTVLAFSSPPTTSAEDLELWFQRLEAMFDLVPQISFETKIFTMIGATAAVQSTDLLRFFLRLRNTVPIGTQAYEQFKSYLKHRLMCETPTKW encoded by the exons ATGTCGGAACCCCCGGAACCAATATCTGACGTACAAATGGACAGTGAAACGCCGGATGCTCCGGTTGCCCCTTGGCCGGCGCGTTCGTTTATCAACCTCGCCATGCCCGACCCACCGATTCCTGATTCACCAGACTCACCGGATGAACAGCAGGCTACCGCTCCACAACCGTCGAACATCAGACCGGGAGAACAAGGCTCGGATTACCCTCTGCCCGGGCGGCGGGAGATGgcgtttttgaaacaaaca GTCCTAGCATTTTCATCACCACCAACCACTTCGGCAGAGGACCTGGAGCTATGGTTCCAGCGACTGGAAGCAATGTTCGACCTCGTTCCACAGATTAGTTTCGAGACAAAAatcttcacaatgataggagcCACAGCTGCTGTCCAGTCAACCGACTTGCTGCGGTTTTTCCTCCGCCTGAGAAACACAGTACCAATTGGAACCCAGGCTTACGAACAATTCAAAAGTTATCTGAAACATCGATTGATGTGTGAGACACCCACCAAGTGGTAA
- the LOC143471269 gene encoding uncharacterized protein LOC143471269 isoform X1: MTFIEYDQDNAYNITSTLFETIREQTNQISILNQSLAFGPMDVFASFASTIATIEQSVFDVNETLSAEVTGIAALLVDFQLAFDTSGRQMERISNERAEPMDVFASFASTIATIEQSVFDVNETLSAEVTGIAALLVDFQLAFDTSGRQMERISNEIEIMEANSTNYFDYFSTALDYLRQIARETNDAVGENRDRVRVLNSTMLLLQVLVPAYIQRFQPDKQNDTGPTQEPSDVEEYPQPLISNFEEKLDLKSMLQQDEEKDVQDGDYNSDYSEYDYQEANGRSVISSDEYFNFPDSNFANYPQDPEYDLESILNGDADQARLEGRVSSSYDVNNYEDYQYFADEEA; the protein is encoded by the exons ATGACATTTATCGAGTATGATCAGGATAACGCTTACAACATCACTTCCACTTTATTCGAGACGATCCGGGAACAAACGAACCAGATCAGCATCCTGAACCAATCTCTAGCGTTTGGA CCAATGGACGTCTTCGCCAGTTTTGCCTCCACCATAGCCACAATCGAACAATCAGTTTTTGATGTCAATGAAACTCTCAGTGCTGAGGTTACTGGTATAGCAGCACTCCTAGTGGATTTCCAG ttGGCTTTTGACACGTCTGGCCGCCAGATGGAGCGCATAAGCAATGAAAGAGCAgag CCAATGGACGTCTTCGCCAGTTTTGCCTCCACCATAGCCACCATCGAACAATCAGTTTTTGATGTCAATGAAACTCTCAGTGCTGAGGTTACTGGCATAGCAGCACTCCTAGTGGATTTCCAG ttGGCTTTTGACACATCTGGTCGCCAGATGGAGCGCATAAGCAATGAAATCGAAATAATGGAAGCAAACTCCACCAAttactttgattatttctcCACCGCTTTGGATTACTTGCGACAG atCGCGAGAGAAACGAACGACGCTGTCGGTGAGAACAGAGATAGAGTCCGGGTCCTAAACAGCACCATGCTCTTGCTTCAAGTTCTCGTGCCCGCCTACATCCAGAGATTTCAGCCGGACAAACAAAACGACACCGGCCCTACGCAGGAACCTTCCGATGTTGAGGAATATCCTCAACCTCTCATTTCCAACTTTGAGGAGAAGTTGGACTTGAAGAGCATGCTTCAGCAAGATGAAGAGAAAGATGTTCAAGATGGTGATTACAACTCAGACTACAGCGAGTACGATTACCAAGAAG CCAACGGTCGTTCTGTGATTTCATCGGATGaatatttcaactttcccGACTCGAACTTTGCCAATTACCCACAAGACCCGGAATACGACCTGGAATCGATTTTGAACGGGGACGCCGACCAGGCCAGGCTGGAAGGAAGAGTTTCGTCATCCTATGACGTCAACAACTACGAAGACTACCAATATTTTGCCGACGAAGAAGCTTGA
- the LOC143471269 gene encoding uncharacterized protein LOC143471269 isoform X2, whose protein sequence is MTFIEYDQDNAYNITSTLFETIREQTNQISILNQSLAFGPMDVFASFASTIATIEQSVFDVNETLSAEVTGIAALLVDFQPMDVFASFASTIATIEQSVFDVNETLSAEVTGIAALLVDFQLAFDTSGRQMERISNEIEIMEANSTNYFDYFSTALDYLRQIARETNDAVGENRDRVRVLNSTMLLLQVLVPAYIQRFQPDKQNDTGPTQEPSDVEEYPQPLISNFEEKLDLKSMLQQDEEKDVQDGDYNSDYSEYDYQEANGRSVISSDEYFNFPDSNFANYPQDPEYDLESILNGDADQARLEGRVSSSYDVNNYEDYQYFADEEA, encoded by the exons ATGACATTTATCGAGTATGATCAGGATAACGCTTACAACATCACTTCCACTTTATTCGAGACGATCCGGGAACAAACGAACCAGATCAGCATCCTGAACCAATCTCTAGCGTTTGGA CCAATGGACGTCTTCGCCAGTTTTGCCTCCACCATAGCCACAATCGAACAATCAGTTTTTGATGTCAATGAAACTCTCAGTGCTGAGGTTACTGGTATAGCAGCACTCCTAGTGGATTTCCAG CCAATGGACGTCTTCGCCAGTTTTGCCTCCACCATAGCCACCATCGAACAATCAGTTTTTGATGTCAATGAAACTCTCAGTGCTGAGGTTACTGGCATAGCAGCACTCCTAGTGGATTTCCAG ttGGCTTTTGACACATCTGGTCGCCAGATGGAGCGCATAAGCAATGAAATCGAAATAATGGAAGCAAACTCCACCAAttactttgattatttctcCACCGCTTTGGATTACTTGCGACAG atCGCGAGAGAAACGAACGACGCTGTCGGTGAGAACAGAGATAGAGTCCGGGTCCTAAACAGCACCATGCTCTTGCTTCAAGTTCTCGTGCCCGCCTACATCCAGAGATTTCAGCCGGACAAACAAAACGACACCGGCCCTACGCAGGAACCTTCCGATGTTGAGGAATATCCTCAACCTCTCATTTCCAACTTTGAGGAGAAGTTGGACTTGAAGAGCATGCTTCAGCAAGATGAAGAGAAAGATGTTCAAGATGGTGATTACAACTCAGACTACAGCGAGTACGATTACCAAGAAG CCAACGGTCGTTCTGTGATTTCATCGGATGaatatttcaactttcccGACTCGAACTTTGCCAATTACCCACAAGACCCGGAATACGACCTGGAATCGATTTTGAACGGGGACGCCGACCAGGCCAGGCTGGAAGGAAGAGTTTCGTCATCCTATGACGTCAACAACTACGAAGACTACCAATATTTTGCCGACGAAGAAGCTTGA
- the LOC143471264 gene encoding uncharacterized protein LOC143471264 isoform X3, producing MYSFAESLTLRQEEFTTFKSATENLISGIQREQDGFELENHNVNETLGSLTLWKENVNGDLDSVGDTLEFLDARVELIAGALNQIAILDEDVSNFNDSLAQINGSVRRNAERFDELKESVSAAGNLITILQNEKQVSEKNLQDQQTNLRTEFDALRENALNCTEIEDKVSWQINSVVSDVWDNITNIKSIVNDLRESMGDQQTILTTVINEAVNQQTAVDDLLWKVAQQDVMLSTLNTTDLSMQKKLKELQAGDKSTSDSISELRNSASEKDQAIQSLETTQWNIQSRMNELTSRMESTEDQVSLMEARFSGSQGRLISATRDVQRQIGKLGRNLLCILIVIFVCYRSIICRSNWIDCHWTLLLSAISMLYLSS from the exons ATGTACAGTTTCGCCGAATCCCTAACGTTACGACAGGAG gAATTCACAACTTTCAAATCAGCAACAGAAAATCTCATCAGTGGCATTCAACGTGAGCAAGATGGCTTTGAACTTGAAAACCACAATGTTAATGAGACACTAGGCTCGCTAACACTGTGGAAAGAAAATGTCAATGGAGATTTGGATTCGGTCGGAGATACG TTGGAATTTCTCGATGCTCGCGTTGAATTGATAGCTGGCGCGTTGAACCAAATTGCGATTCTAGACGAAGATGTTTCCAACTTCAACGATAGCTTGGCTCAAATCAATGGGTCAGTGAGGAGAAATGCCGAAAGATTTGATGAATTGAAAGAGTCCGTCTCAGCTGCTGGAAACCTTATCACAATTCTT cAAAATGAGAAGCAGGTTTCTGAAAAGAATCTTCAAGACCAACAAACTAACCTTAGGACCGAATTCGATGCTCTTCGTGAAAATGCTCTGAATTGCACTGAAATAGAAGATAAAGTTTCTTGGCAAATTAACAGCGTCGTATCTGATGTATGGGATAACATAACAAACATAAAGTCAATTGTTAACGACCTTCGAGAATCTATGGGCGACCAACAAACGATATTAACGACCGTGATAAATGAggcagttaaccaacaaacaGCTGTAGATGATCTACTATGGAAG gtCGCCCAACAGGATGTCATGTTATCGACACTGAACACAACTGATCTTTCCATGCAAAAGAAACTAAAAGAACTACAAGCAGGGGATAAAAGTACTTCAGATTCGATCTCAGAGCTGAGAAATTCAGCATCTGAGAAAGACCAAGCGATCCAGTCATTAGAGACAACGCAATGGAACATACAGTCAAg AATGAATGAATTGACATCACGGATGGAGAGCACGGAGGACCAAGTGAGCTTGATGGAGGCAAGATTCAGTGGATCCCAGGGAAGACTGATATCTGCCACCAGGGACGTCCAGCGCCAAATCGGAAAACTTGGTAGAAATTTGTTATGTATTTTAATagtcatttttgtttgttaccgCTCGATTATTTGTCGGTCTAATTGGATCGACTGCCACTGGACTTTACTTCTTTCCGCAATATCCATGCTCTATTTAAGTAGTTAA
- the LOC143471264 gene encoding uncharacterized protein LOC143471264 isoform X1 — protein sequence MSVTEAQRQEEDRQLERIVRRLSRNENHLRSLDVTVYQLADKVSLLNVTVFYQRADFDELEKFSESNRELMYSFAESLTLRQEEFTTFKSATENLISGIQREQDGFELENHNVNETLGSLTLWKENVNGDLDSVGDTLEFLDARVELIAGALNQIAILDEDVSNFNDSLAQINGSVRRNAERFDELKESVSAAGNLITILQNEKQVSEKNLQDQQTNLRTEFDALRENALNCTEIEDKVSWQINSVVSDVWDNITNIKSIVNDLRESMGDQQTILTTVINEAVNQQTAVDDLLWKVAQQDVMLSTLNTTDLSMQKKLKELQAGDKSTSDSISELRNSASEKDQAIQSLETTQWNIQSRMNELTSRMESTEDQVSLMEARFSGSQGRLISATRDVQRQIGKLGRNLLCILIVIFVCYRSIICRSNWIDCHWTLLLSAISMLYLSS from the exons aaaCGAGAATCATCTTCGTTCATTGGATGTCACTGTCTACCAACTAGCGGACAAAGTTTCACTCCTTAACGTCACCGTTTTCTATCAACGCGCTGACTTCGATGAACTGGAAAAGTTTTCCGAATCAAATCGTGAACTGATGTACAGTTTCGCCGAATCCCTAACGTTACGACAGGAG gAATTCACAACTTTCAAATCAGCAACAGAAAATCTCATCAGTGGCATTCAACGTGAGCAAGATGGCTTTGAACTTGAAAACCACAATGTTAATGAGACACTAGGCTCGCTAACACTGTGGAAAGAAAATGTCAATGGAGATTTGGATTCGGTCGGAGATACG TTGGAATTTCTCGATGCTCGCGTTGAATTGATAGCTGGCGCGTTGAACCAAATTGCGATTCTAGACGAAGATGTTTCCAACTTCAACGATAGCTTGGCTCAAATCAATGGGTCAGTGAGGAGAAATGCCGAAAGATTTGATGAATTGAAAGAGTCCGTCTCAGCTGCTGGAAACCTTATCACAATTCTT cAAAATGAGAAGCAGGTTTCTGAAAAGAATCTTCAAGACCAACAAACTAACCTTAGGACCGAATTCGATGCTCTTCGTGAAAATGCTCTGAATTGCACTGAAATAGAAGATAAAGTTTCTTGGCAAATTAACAGCGTCGTATCTGATGTATGGGATAACATAACAAACATAAAGTCAATTGTTAACGACCTTCGAGAATCTATGGGCGACCAACAAACGATATTAACGACCGTGATAAATGAggcagttaaccaacaaacaGCTGTAGATGATCTACTATGGAAG gtCGCCCAACAGGATGTCATGTTATCGACACTGAACACAACTGATCTTTCCATGCAAAAGAAACTAAAAGAACTACAAGCAGGGGATAAAAGTACTTCAGATTCGATCTCAGAGCTGAGAAATTCAGCATCTGAGAAAGACCAAGCGATCCAGTCATTAGAGACAACGCAATGGAACATACAGTCAAg AATGAATGAATTGACATCACGGATGGAGAGCACGGAGGACCAAGTGAGCTTGATGGAGGCAAGATTCAGTGGATCCCAGGGAAGACTGATATCTGCCACCAGGGACGTCCAGCGCCAAATCGGAAAACTTGGTAGAAATTTGTTATGTATTTTAATagtcatttttgtttgttaccgCTCGATTATTTGTCGGTCTAATTGGATCGACTGCCACTGGACTTTACTTCTTTCCGCAATATCCATGCTCTATTTAAGTAGTTAA
- the LOC143471264 gene encoding uncharacterized protein LOC143471264 isoform X2: MHPTAFTNRPCDHYESRINLNPQNLFSSAQQQSFNYQAHLYPTTPTPAFYPGYDASRNFHQLPPLSSGYQHPYYFQPQQTPVQYQALQQPSNIRQQPSTFRQQPLNFQQQPSNFQQQPSNFRRQRGTIQQQSQGLLQLPPTAQQQQSVTIKKAFSNQLLKPTACKWMIRSQEGSRVCGLIFEDMKAFVHHITCDHVGGPERSDHTCYWRNCKRHLKAFKAKYKLVNHIRVHTREKPFACPVCSKGFGRTENLKIHIRTHTGEKPFRCKYLGCDRRFANSSDRKKHSYMHIEGKLYVCKYKGCDRSSTHPSSLRKHIRMHKANGDVMSSNYSPIISPRTSSSENTSHSTAAEDPDVTSILQSLTSSPEPTQLGIDYESNDFSQGFGFNEMLSGEVDSLWPLDDDLTQRADFLQDYSSGCSQSPNQSLPSFDPIFGA; the protein is encoded by the exons ATGCATCCAACAGCTTTTACCAACCGTCCGTGTGATCATTATGAGTCAAGAATTAACCTGAACCCTCAAAATTTGTTCTCGTCTGCTCAACAACAATCGTTCAACTATCAGGCCCATCTTTATCCCACAACGCCGACGCCTGCGTTTTATCCCGGATATGACGCATCAAGAAATTTTCATCAACTTCCACCGCTATCATCCGGCTATCAGCATCCTTATTACTTTCAACCTCAGCAAACTCCGGTGCAATATCAAGCTCTACAACAACCATCAAACATTCGGCAACAACCATCAACCTTTCGGCAACAACCGTTAAACTTTCAGCAACAACCGTCAAACTTTCAGCAACAACCGTCAAACTTTCGGAGACAGCGGGGAACCATTCAGCAACAATCCCAAGGCTTGCTACAGTTGCCGCCAACCGCTCAACAGCAACAGTCAGTAACTATCAAAAAAGCTTTTTCCAACCAACTTTTGAAACCGACTGCGTGCAAATGGATGATCCGGAGCCAGGAGGGCAGCAGAGTGTGCGGTTTAATCTTCGAAGACATGAAAGCGTTTGTCCACCACATCACTTGTGATCACGTCGGAGGACCGGAACGAAGCGACCACACTTGCTACTGGCGTAACTGCAAACGTCATTTGAAAGCATTCAAGGCCAAGTACAAGCTGGTCAACCACATCCGAGTTCACACTAGAGAGAAACCGTTCGCATGCCCCGTCTGCAGTAAGGGATTTGGTCGGACCGAAAATCTCAAAATCCatataagaactcacacag gcGAAAAACCGTTTCGATGCAAATATCTTGGGTGTGATCGACGATTTGCCAATAGCTCTGATCGTAAAAAGCACAGCTACATGCACATTGAAGGAAAATTATATGTTTGCAAG TACAAAGGATGTGATCGCAGCTCCACCCACCCCAGTTCGTTACGTAAGCACATACGTATGCACAAAGCAAACGGTGACGTCATGAGCAGCAATTACTCACCAATCATCTCTCCCCGAACCTCgtcatcagaaaacacaagTCACTCAACTGCTGCTGAAGATCCTGACGTCACGTCGATCCTCCAATCACTCACGTCATCTCCGGAACCGACGCAACTTGGCATCGACTACGAGTCAAATGACTTCAGTCAAGGATTTGGATTCAACGAAATGCTCTCCGGCGAAGTGGATTCTTTATGGCCTCTGGATGATGACCTCACACAGCGAGCAGATTTCTTACAGGATTATTCTTCCGGCTGCTCTCAGTCACCCAACCAGTCATTGCCCTCATTTGACCCCATATTTGgtgcttaa